The Planktothrix agardhii NIES-204 genomic interval TCCCCATTGTTCAATACCGTTTAATAGGGGTTCCAGCAGACTCCCATTTAACAAACCAATCCGAAAATAAAACTCATCTCCTGAGCGAATTCTATCGCCACGACGATGACCAATTAAACCAGATAAACTGATGGGAGAATCCTGACTATTATGGACATATTCAGAAGCATTTGGATCGCCCATTTGTAACCAGTACAAAACCTGAGCATGGATCGCCCGTCCTAAAGTGGGAGGTAAATAATCCCGATTAATAGCGGCTATTTGGACAATGATCGCATATAAATTAAAAGATTTATCAGACTGCAATGGTATTAACTCCATAAGCCACTCCTAAAGGTAAATTGATCGGAAAAGATAACTCGGTTAATTGTGACCATTCTGGCATTTCTTGCCCTTGATTCGGTTTTAAAATTTCTAAATATTCGCCTATTAATTGTGCCTGACTCAATAAACTAACCGGAGGCATAACAATCCGATTATATAAAAGTAAGCGACAAGATTGTGGTAAATCTACGGGATTTAAGGGATGTTGACAGACATATTCTCCCGATTTTTTTTTAATCCCAGAATCAGGAATTGGTGTCACATCTACTTTAATTTTTGCCGCCCATTTTCCTAACCGTATCCAAGCCGGAAATTTCACCTCTGGCGGTGCAATAATATAAGTCTGATATCGGCTACCTACGGCTAATTCTTTAGCTCGACCATAGTTAATGGGATAGTTACGATTTGCTCCTGTAGCCCCAAATTGTTTGGAAATTCCATAGTAATTTACTTGAGCCGCTTTAAAGGTATTAATTTGATAGGAACAGCGCAAAGGTTGGGCGGGAAAAACATAAATTTGGGCTCGATTGAGATGGAGTAAATTTTGTTCGCGATCGCCATCTAAATAAGCGGGCTTTTGAGCATTTTTCCCCTGTAGTCGATAGGGTTTAGGAATATAAACCGCTTCAAATAACGCATAACTTAATGCCCAATTATGCAAATATTTTTCGGTTTCATACAGAATACCCATTTCCCGACTCGCAAAAAAAACATTATCATGCAAAGTCAAATGACAATGATAAAGAACCATTCAATTTTCCTCAAAAATTAAAGTTGTTGTAAAGTTGTTGCGCTTCAGCGCACTCATAAAAGTTGTTGCGCTTCAGCGCACCCAAAGGTTTAAAAGAAAACAGGAAATTTCCAGCTTAATTTAATACCAAGATTGAGTGCTAAAGCACAACAACTGAGTGCTAAAGCACAACAACTAATTAAGAACTAGATTTTCCTTTCCCTTTGCCTTTTTCCTTGGTTAAAGCGCCATAGGTTTCGGCATAACTTTTTGTCTGTTGATAGAGAGTGGTCAAAGTTTCCCGCAAGCGGGTTTCATCCTGATAAATTGCACTTACTTCTGTTAATAATTCATCCAATTGAGGACGCAAAATCACCTGACTTTTCCGCACAGGTTCCTTTTTGATTAAATTATCAGCCACTTCCGTTGCCTTCGTCAAAATATCACTAATCGGAGCATTAATATCTGGCTTTAACTGATCATAAATTGCCTGGGTAAAATGCAGATTGCTGAAAATTTCCCCATCACAAAAAGCAATTCCAAGAATATGATTTGTCATCGTACCCGTGCGCGATTCCTGTGCGCCGTAACGCCGGGTTCTTAACAAGTTTCCTAAGACATAAATAAACCCTTCCAATGTGGGATCGCGCAAAGTTTCAACAGTTGGAAATACGATTTCAGGAAGAATGTGTTCCTGTTCGTTAATCGATGTACGAGTTTTCTTGTCTTGACTCCGTTTTGGATCGTCATAATCTAGGATCATTGTTCCTGCTTCGCCTAACGCATTGAAAGAGAAACTCTTGCGAGAATCTTGATAAGGAGTTAGAGAAAATGCAGAATCCGAATATACT includes:
- a CDS encoding CRISPR-associated protein Csc1, with product MVLYHCHLTLHDNVFFASREMGILYETEKYLHNWALSYALFEAVYIPKPYRLQGKNAQKPAYLDGDREQNLLHLNRAQIYVFPAQPLRCSYQINTFKAAQVNYYGISKQFGATGANRNYPINYGRAKELAVGSRYQTYIIAPPEVKFPAWIRLGKWAAKIKVDVTPIPDSGIKKKSGEYVCQHPLNPVDLPQSCRLLLYNRIVMPPVSLLSQAQLIGEYLEILKPNQGQEMPEWSQLTELSFPINLPLGVAYGVNTIAV
- a CDS encoding CRISPR-associated protein Csc2, which gives rise to MAILETLKPQFHVNIPPFASSKYIHFLMLRHSQSFPVFQTDGILNTTRTQAGLNTPDFIARIVMFKRKQVSPERLIGRELLRSINLIDGEDKKADNFCRYGGEQFCGKCPDCVIYGFAVGDSGSERSKVYSDSAFSLTPYQDSRKSFSFNALGEAGTMILDYDDPKRSQDKKTRTSINEQEHILPEIVFPTVETLRDPTLEGFIYVLGNLLRTRRYGAQESRTGTMTNHILGIAFCDGEIFSNLHFTQAIYDQLKPDINAPISDILTKATEVADNLIKKEPVRKSQVILRPQLDELLTEVSAIYQDETRLRETLTTLYQQTKSYAETYGALTKEKGKGKGKSSS